Within the Merismopedia glauca CCAP 1448/3 genome, the region CCAAAGTTAAACAAGCGATCGCTGCTCTACACGAAAATGGGCGATTAATCGCTTACTTGACCAGCTACGAGGGAAGGGAGGAAAAAGACTCCCCTCTCCTTGCAGCAGAGGGGTTGGGGGAGAGGTCAAAATCTCTGCGTCAGTTTCTCCAAGCCAAGTTACCAGAATACATGGTTCCATCAAGCTTTGTTTTCTTAGAAGCGCTCCCGCTTACATCCAATGGTAAATTAGACCGTCACACCCTCAAAAACTTAGAAATACCCGAAAAACAGACTAAATTAGCTGCTCCGCCGCGCAACCCAACGGAAGAAACCTTAGTTGCTATTTGGTCGGAAATCCTCAAATTAGACTCCATCAGCATCCACGATAACTTTTTTGAATTAGGCGGACATTCTCTATTGGCTACTCAAGCAGTATCTAAGATTCGCAAGGTTTTGCAAATAGACCTTCCCCTGCACCTGCTGTTTGAAAAACCGAAGATCGCCGATTTAGCGCCAGAAATAGAAAAACTGCAATTAGATCGCCCTGTAGATACAGCGATCGCCCTTACCCCAATTGCTCGATCTGTCCGTCGCGTTAGCTTGTCTTCCGTCGTCGATAAATAAGGATTTGACTCAATGAAAACGATTTTTTCAGAAGCAGAAACGGTAGAAACCTTAAAATCTCTCGATATTGAGCCAGGAGAGGTATTTGTATTTCCTCTCTCTTTCGCTCAACGGCAGCTATGGTTTTTAGAACAGTTAGAACCTGGCACTCCTTTCTATACTCTACCGATGGTATTGAAATTAGCAGGTAGAATCGAAATTGGGGTGCTAGAGCGCTCTTTAAACGAATTAGTCCGCCGTCACGAAGCTTTGAGAACTAATTTAGCTGTTATCGACGGTGAACCAGTTCAAGCGATCGCGCCCCACCTGACTTTAGAGTTACCCGTCATCGACTTGCAGGGGTTTCCTTTAGAACAGAGAGAAGCGGAAGCTGAAAGATTGGCGAACGAAGAAGCTCAAACGCCTTTTATCCTGTCTCAATCTGCCTTAATTAGAGTCAAGATAGTCCGATTGACAGAGATAGAACATATTTTAATGCTGACGATGCATCACGCGATCGCCGATGGTTGGTCAATGGGGATTTTACTTAAAGAATTAGCCGCCATCTATACAGCCTTTAGCTGCGATCGACCCTCCCCTTTACCCGAATTAACCCTGCAATATGCAGATTTCAGCCTTTGGCAGCAAGAACGGTGGCAAGGAGAGGTTTTAGAGCGGCAGTTGAGCTATTGGAAAGAGCAGCTTGCAGAAATCTCGCCTTTACAGCTACCAACACCTAAACCCCGTCCCCCAGTTGCCAGTTTTCGGGGAGCCACTAAATCTTGGCATTTACCGCCAGATTTGAGCCAAGCGCTACAAGCTTTGAGCCAGCAAGAAGAAGTCACCCTGTTTATGCTATTGCTGGCAGCTTTTCAAACATTGCTGTATCGCTACACCCAGCAAGAAGATATCGTCGTTGGGACGGCGATCGCCAATCGCAATCGGGCTGAAACTGAAAATATAGTCGGTTTATTCGTCAATACCTTGCCTTTACGGGTAATAATTGCGGGAAATCCCACATTTAGAGAATTATTGCAGCAAGTGCGCCGCACGACTCTTGACGCATACGATCGCCAAGATCTACCGTTCGAGAAATTAGTCGAAGAACTGCAACCGGAACGAGATTTAAGCCGCAATCCCCTATTTCAAGTCTGGTTTGCCCTGCACAACCAACCCATGCCCAGCTTGCAGCTAGGTGATGTCAAGCTAACGCCGATGGAGGTAGAAAGCGGTACGGCTCAGTTTGACTTGAGTTTAGATGTTTTTATCCAAGAAAGCGGTTTAGTTTGTGCCATTGAGTACAGTACCGATTTATTTAGTGAAGAAGTGATCGCTAGATTTCAAGGACATTTTCAAACCCTATTAGCTGGAATCGTCGCCAATCCCGCCGCCAGAATCTCCGATCTGCCGTTACTGACTCTTAGCGAACGAGAACGGTTGTTAGAAAATGCGGCTAATACCAGCAATTACCCTGTAGAAGATGAATCAATTCACGGGTTATTTGCCAAGCAAGTAGAACTGACTCCTGATGTCGTAGCGGTTGTTTGCGGGGTAGAACGAGTTACTTATGCTCAATTAAACCAAAAGGCAGACTTAATAGCCGCATATTTATACAGTCTAGGTGTAGGTACAGAAAGCTTAGTCGGAGTTTATCTAGAAAGGTCGATAGAAGCGATCGCTAGCATCCTGGGGATTCTCAAAGCAGGTGGTGCATACGTTCCTCTAGATCCCAGCCATCCCGAAGCACGGATTTCCCTTATTTTAGAAGATACTCAAGCTCCAGTTATCCTCACCCAACGCCACTTACTCCTAAATCTTCCCCAATCCTCAACCCGTAAAGTTTGCCTGGAAGATCTGATAAATCCTCTATCCCCAATCCCTAATCCCCAATCCCTAATCCCCAATTTAGCTTACGTTATCTACACCTCCGGTTCTACTGGCAAACCTAAAGGTGTGGCTTGCACTCATTTGGGGGTTTTGAATTTACTAGCAGATTTTGAAGAAAGGCAGCCCTTAAATGTGGGGAATAACTGTAGTTGGTGGACGAATTTAAGCTTTGATGTTTCAATCTACGAGATTTTCTCTAGCTTGCTCAGTGGAGGGACATTAAATATAGTTCCAGAAGATTTGAGAGCCGATAGCGAGGGTTTACTTGCATGGTTGCGCGATCGCCAGATCGAAAGTGCTTACCTTCCGCCTTTTTCCCTCACAACGTTAGCAGATTGGCTGAAAAACACCTCTTTTACCCTGCCATTAAAAAGATTGCTAGTGGGTGTAGAAGCGATACCAGAAGAAACTCTCAGAGCGATCGCCTCTCATCTTCCCCATCTCCACATTATCAACGGTTACGGCCCCACAGAAGCCACCATTTGCACTACCCTTTACTCTCTCTCCTCCGAGTCAGAATCGGATTTATTCGCTTTTAACAATCCAAAATCCAAAATCCAAAATCCAAAATCGACCTCTATAGGTATTCCCGTTCGTCATACCCAAATCTACCTCCTAGATCCTAACTTGCAACTCGTCCCTTCTGGAATTCCAGGAGAGGTTTATATAGGGGGAGTCGGTTTGGCTAGGGGTTATTTAAACCGTCCAGATTTGACGAGCGATCGCTTTATCCCGAATCCCTATAGTTGGGAACCAGGAGCTAGATTGTATAAAACGGGAGATTTAGCCCGTTATTTAGACGATGGCAATTTAGAATTCATCGGCAGGACGGATTATCAAGTTAAGATCCGAGGTTATCGGCTGGAATTGGGAGAAATTGAAGCTGTTTTGCGACAACACCCAGCCGTGCGAGATGCCGTAGTAGTCGCCCGCGATCGCCAATTAATCGCCTATGCCGTTCCCAATCTAGAGCCAGATCGAGTTGAAACCGAATATATATCTCAATTACAGGCAGTTTACGACCAGTTCTATAGCTGGCAGTTTTCCGATCTAGATCCTGCAATTAATCTCAGAATTTGGACGACGCGCTATACCAATCTTCCCCTCCCCATACCGGAAATTTTAGAGTGTGTCAGCAACACCGTCGAGAGAATTTTAGCCCTTCAGCCGCAGTGCATCTTAGAAATCGGTTGCGGGACTGGTTTGCTGCTGAGTCGGATCGCGCCTCACTGCCAGCATTATTGTGGTATCGATATTTCTGATGTAGCTTTGCAGCATTTAAGGCAACATTTAACCGAAAGACAGCCAGAATTACTACCTCAGATTTCCCTGCATTGCAGTACTGCCACGAATCTCTCAGCAGTCAAAAATGAGCAATTTGACGCGATTATCCTCAATGAAATCGTTCAAAACTTTCCCAGAATTGAATATTTAATCGAGACGATAGAAAGCGTTCTCCCTCTCGTCCGATCTGGCGGTTACATCTTTATGGGCGGTATCAGGAATTTGCAGCTACTAACCGCTTTTCATGCAGGAGTGTTATTAGAATCTCGTCCCTTACCGGATGAAGCAAATCTCGATGCGATTAAACAATATCTCCAGCAGCAAAAAGAGGCAGAAAACGAACTAGTCATCCATCCTGACTTCTTTACAGCCTTACAGCAGCAGTTACCTCAGATTAGCGGCGTACAGATTCAGTTGAAAGGAGGAAAATACCGGAACGAACTGACTAAATTCAAGTACGATGTAACTTTGCAAATTGGCGGAGAAACTGCGCCCAAAACCGATATTAAATGGCTGGATTGGGGCAAAGATAACCTAACTTTGGAGGGATTGAGTCAGTTTATCGTAGAAACCAAGCCGGAAGCCTTGGGAGTCGCTCAAGTTCCTAGCGATCGCCTCGTACCAGAATTGACTGCATTGCAAATTCTCCGAGATACCGACTTTAAAGGCAATTTGGGGGAATTAAGGGCGTTAGTTAATGATTATGATGCA harbors:
- a CDS encoding non-ribosomal peptide synthetase, translating into MKTIFSEAETVETLKSLDIEPGEVFVFPLSFAQRQLWFLEQLEPGTPFYTLPMVLKLAGRIEIGVLERSLNELVRRHEALRTNLAVIDGEPVQAIAPHLTLELPVIDLQGFPLEQREAEAERLANEEAQTPFILSQSALIRVKIVRLTEIEHILMLTMHHAIADGWSMGILLKELAAIYTAFSCDRPSPLPELTLQYADFSLWQQERWQGEVLERQLSYWKEQLAEISPLQLPTPKPRPPVASFRGATKSWHLPPDLSQALQALSQQEEVTLFMLLLAAFQTLLYRYTQQEDIVVGTAIANRNRAETENIVGLFVNTLPLRVIIAGNPTFRELLQQVRRTTLDAYDRQDLPFEKLVEELQPERDLSRNPLFQVWFALHNQPMPSLQLGDVKLTPMEVESGTAQFDLSLDVFIQESGLVCAIEYSTDLFSEEVIARFQGHFQTLLAGIVANPAARISDLPLLTLSERERLLENAANTSNYPVEDESIHGLFAKQVELTPDVVAVVCGVERVTYAQLNQKADLIAAYLYSLGVGTESLVGVYLERSIEAIASILGILKAGGAYVPLDPSHPEARISLILEDTQAPVILTQRHLLLNLPQSSTRKVCLEDLINPLSPIPNPQSLIPNLAYVIYTSGSTGKPKGVACTHLGVLNLLADFEERQPLNVGNNCSWWTNLSFDVSIYEIFSSLLSGGTLNIVPEDLRADSEGLLAWLRDRQIESAYLPPFSLTTLADWLKNTSFTLPLKRLLVGVEAIPEETLRAIASHLPHLHIINGYGPTEATICTTLYSLSSESESDLFAFNNPKSKIQNPKSTSIGIPVRHTQIYLLDPNLQLVPSGIPGEVYIGGVGLARGYLNRPDLTSDRFIPNPYSWEPGARLYKTGDLARYLDDGNLEFIGRTDYQVKIRGYRLELGEIEAVLRQHPAVRDAVVVARDRQLIAYAVPNLEPDRVETEYISQLQAVYDQFYSWQFSDLDPAINLRIWTTRYTNLPLPIPEILECVSNTVERILALQPQCILEIGCGTGLLLSRIAPHCQHYCGIDISDVALQHLRQHLTERQPELLPQISLHCSTATNLSAVKNEQFDAIILNEIVQNFPRIEYLIETIESVLPLVRSGGYIFMGGIRNLQLLTAFHAGVLLESRPLPDEANLDAIKQYLQQQKEAENELVIHPDFFTALQQQLPQISGVQIQLKGGKYRNELTKFKYDVTLQIGGETAPKTDIKWLDWGKDNLTLEGLSQFIVETKPEALGVAQVPSDRLVPELTALQILRDTDFKGNLGELRALVNDYDAREAIAPQAFWLLAQTLPYNVWVSWSDSGENGCYDVVFSDKSQVVERRSTAFKERRSTATSLQSPLSPQYSNKPLQLKTDFKLTGQLRQFLAQKLPEYAIPSVFTILPALPLTPNGKVDRKALPAPEVAKRDTELKLPQSEMETALAKIWQEVLGLERVGINDNFFELGGDSILSIQVVSQAKQRGLQVTPKQLFQYQTIAELAAVVETKVTTQPQQELIAGSVPLIPIQHWFFQQSSLYCHHYNQANLLIAQQQIDPVLLKQAVQELLIHHDGLRSRFKPATSGWQQYIVAPYALAPVEVIELGNLPPADRETAIEAIAEQTQASFQLAAGYLIKVVLFDLGKNNPQHLLIVIHHLVIDGVSWQILLEDFQSAYTQLQAGQKVALPLKTTSVKEWSVILQEYAQSDRIKAELNYWIDGVPRSIAPLPLDLSEGQNTVASAKTRSISLTVAETQALARNLPANYGTQIDEVLLTAVGMVFAKWTDSKSLLIDLEGHGREHLWESIDLSRTVGWFTSLFPICLDLKRINDAIATLKSVKEQMRGIPHRGIGYGILRYLSSPEIREKLGELPNAEMSFNYLGRVDALLERSALVSATSEATGAVHHPASLRPYLLEIDCFIADDRLQIDLTYSQNRHQANTVQKLAQDVVLTLRSLIDLSQSADAGDYTPSDFKAAKMSQKDLQKLLKKV